The window aAAGAAGAAAGATTAACAAGAAActacaagaaagaaaaagggttTTGTTACACATCACCTACCGCACCCACCTCGAGGTTggataaaaaggaaaaatattaaacCCTGACTAAAACCTAATAACTCTTACGGGCGGGACCGACCCGACCCGACCCGAGCCCGTCCTAATCAAACCGCTATCCCCCCCACCTACAATTACCGTCAAACCTATCTCTTCTCTTCCTTCAAAAACTGGGCACCGCCAAGGCGGACTCGGGTGGACCCGACAACATCTCCTTCTTCCGCCGCATCTCCAGCACCTTCCGGTGATGGTTCGAGTGGAGCTCGCTCGAGAACGTCGGGCTGCAAGCAGGCCGGTACTCCGGCAGCAGCCGGCCCGACTTGAACCGCACCCCACACGCGTTGCATAGGGTCTTCGCCCCAAGGGGACCCGCCCGCCACTGCGGGGTCTTCTGGACCCCGCAGTGGCTGCATCGCCTCGGGGGTTGCCCCATCCCAGGACCCTGGGCCGGCTGCTTCAATTTCCTCTTCGGCTTCTTGGCCGGCGGCTTGCCGTACACCGGCTCGATTAGGCCGAAGTTCGTGCACAGGAGCCAGGGGCTCGAAGGGGAGCTGGAGGTGGTGGAGGACGACGAGGAGCTCGTGGCAGAAGACTCCGAAAGCGATGGCGAACCGAGGGACCAGACCCAGCCGCCGGTCCGGGCCCGCTTGCTCCTTGCTTTGGCGGGAACAGGGGTTGTGAAGTAGGGCCTCTCTGAACCAGGCTTCTCCGGCTTCGCCCAGTTCTCGCTGCCTTGATGGCTCCGAGGCTTCTCCGGCAACATTCCGGCGGGGAACGGTGCCGAGTACTCCGAGGAGTCCTCCACGAAGTGCGAGAGCCATTCGAGGTCCGCCGCGTCGTCGGCCTGCACAAAAATTGCACCTTTAATCAAATGCCATCCCCAAaacaaaaccaaaaaaaaaacggattttgaaaataattacgTCCAAATTCCGACTAATAGACGGAAACCCAACAAGCCAATTCACGAATTCCGACATGCAATTGCTCCAAAATTAACAATTTTccaacaaaaagaagaaacaaaagaaCAGGGTACCGGAACGCTGAGGTCGCCGGCGGGAACAGCCGGGAAATCGTCCATTTCACAGAAGCCCGAGACAGAAGCCTTCCCGTCGTTGTTGCTCTGTTCTGCTTCTCCATCTTGTACACGccgttcttcttcttctttcccttCGTCGACGAACCCATTCTCGTTGGAAAAGTCGAGCAGTTCGTCGACGGAGAAGTCGTCGGAAGGGACCCCACAGGGCGCGGGCGCATTAAACTCGTCCACGAAGAACGCCTGAGGGTGAGGGCTACCCCTCCCGCCGAAGCTGTCCCTCCGGAGACTGGTCTTGAGAGCCGCGGCCTCAACGCATTCCATTTCCGTTCCAACCTAGAATTGAACGAAAACCCACGATTCTTATACCTCGTAAAAAGCCAAGAAGACGGTTTCTTTTCTTCCCccaaaaaacataaaaagaaaatcaaatggAAACTGCTTTATACCTTAGAAGATAAGAGAGGGTGAGGATGGTGAAAATGAGGAGAGGGTAGGGTGGTTGCAGAGAGAAAGGGATAGAAATGAAACggaggagaagaggaggaagaagaagggtgATGAGAAGTTCGGTAAAGCATTGATTAAGGGGGAGGGGGCAACCTGCCTGCctgttttcccttttcccctttttcttttcttcctttttttgttttttcagtttctcaacctttttttttttgttgttagTATAAACGAGAGTATATATATCGTCCCGCCCTACGTATTTCGTTTTTTTAGCGTGTCTGTCCATACATACGTTTGAAATTCCATGGATAACGGTGCACGCGcttttcttaaatttataaaaaaaataataagattttaatttttttgtcttgAATTACAATGATTGCCCCTTCCTCGAAAGTAACCCCGTTtctctttttctcaattttaattaaaaaaataccaatttagatttttctatttgatgatttttttttctaacccTAAAGTGTTCGAATTTTGTCCAATTAATCTCCTAAGACTCGTAAACTTTTGATGGAGCATGAAATGAATAATTTTGACAAAGGCATTTTAGTAATCTCAAGGGATCTCGAACATAGAATCGAGAGAATgcatgaatttcttttttaaccattagttcaaacttgaaattttcttttcttgatgAATATAAGATGAATGTTCTCATTCTCTATTTCCTTCTCTTTGATGCTCTCTTTTTTGGGATTACGCCTAAATGACTCTTTGCATAAATGCTAAATAActttttagaaatatatatgagtTTTATGCTTTAAATATCTTTCTGAAACCAAGGACTACATGATGATGGTGTCAATCGTAGCAAATGGATAAATAATCGCGTTAGTACGTGGTTAGtggtttatgatttttttctcttcattttattatgagaaaaaatctttcaagatttttcttttaacaaaCATTTGAAGTAACTCCTTTTCAAATTGTTGAGTAATTAccattcaaattttcaaaatttgaacaTTTCCGGCCTACCAAGACAAGAACTATGTTCGTTAATATCCAAGAGGAGGAGGGGCCACCCGTTTccattattttgttttattttgttttgtttttgctATGCTTTattgtgatttattttttttttggcttaaaTGGGAAGGATTTGGGGCCATAGCTTTGATTAATTTAAGGTGATATTTCTCGGCCACCGCGTTGTTAGCCGCTCATTTCGGCTCCGTTACGGGCATTCCTTCCCCGCGTAATTTGTTCAAAATTATGCCTAATAAGAATTCCTTACTGAAAGAATATGCATGGAGTTTAATTCCTCATTAGACTGGTCTTTCCTTTCTAGAAAATTTGGTATTTGTTGGGGTTTCTATACCGGACATATCGTCGAGGTCAAGATTGGGTCCACGTCGAACTCCATCTTCTCGGTGGAACATactaatttaaataataacaGCGACTGAAactaaaaattcattttgacATAGAGACCGACTTTTCAGGGGACATTTGATCGATCACCTGATTTGGCTCGTGAAGAACTAACCGATGCAAATTGATGACAGGGATTCACGTTATTTGGGCATATCTGAAACATGAAGGAAAACATGAACATCAGTGATGAAAACACGAGTTCCAATCCATcccgaaaatgaaaatcatTGGGGTCTTTGCCCAGCTCAATCCAAGTATAGGATTCCGCCAATATCCACGCAACATATTCACTTAGCTATTCATATGATATTATGAGGTGTGCAACGGCATTAGATATGCGTACAACTCATTGAGCTCGATTCGATCGTTGCCAACGTTTGCTTCTAAGTGGCTAATAGTAGCTTTGAGGATAATTAGCGAATACTCAACTGTCTGATGTTGCAGTCAATATCCTCCATGAATCGTCACGAAATTGCACCGCACCATGCCTTCAGTTGATAAATTGCACAGAAGaataatcataatatataaatatgttttttttttagtcaTATGATATTCTCAGTTTATTAGCTGAAACTAATTTCCATTTGAGTGTCGGCATGATCCTG of the Punica granatum isolate Tunisia-2019 chromosome 6, ASM765513v2, whole genome shotgun sequence genome contains:
- the LOC116212540 gene encoding GATA transcription factor 5-like → MLYRTSHHPSSSSSSPPFHFYPFLSATTLPSPHFHHPHPLLSSKVGTEMECVEAAALKTSLRRDSFGGRGSPHPQAFFVDEFNAPAPCGVPSDDFSVDELLDFSNENGFVDEGKEEEERRVQDGEAEQSNNDGKASVSGFCEMDDFPAVPAGDLSVPADDAADLEWLSHFVEDSSEYSAPFPAGMLPEKPRSHQGSENWAKPEKPGSERPYFTTPVPAKARSKRARTGGWVWSLGSPSLSESSATSSSSSSTTSSSPSSPWLLCTNFGLIEPVYGKPPAKKPKRKLKQPAQGPGMGQPPRRCSHCGVQKTPQWRAGPLGAKTLCNACGVRFKSGRLLPEYRPACSPTFSSELHSNHHRKVLEMRRKKEMLSGPPESALAVPSF